The Gadus macrocephalus chromosome 21, ASM3116895v1 genome has a segment encoding these proteins:
- the iyd gene encoding iodotyrosine deiodinase produces MAFMSGFTPYFIAVFCVLIVCFWIQLQREKKTKELKGESDSTSKAKPWVDQDLQDDTEIPSPNQGDDEEDDPGSELDLPHVPYAPPRYAVDSMLERSRDFYTLLNQRRSVRFISPEPVPREVIDNVIRTAGTAPSGAHTEPWTFVVVSDPDTKHAIRTIVEEEEEVNYRQRMGNKWVKDLAKIRTTWVKEYLDVAPYLLLIFKQTYGIGTGGKRKTHYYNEISVSISCGMLLAALQNVGLVTVTSTPLNCGPRLRVILQRPTNEKLLMLLPIGYPSDEATVPDLKRKPLDDIMVHI; encoded by the exons ATGGCGTTTATGTCTGGATTCACGCCCTATTTTATTGCCgtcttttgtgttttaataGTTTGTTTTTGGATACAGTTACAAAGAGAGAAGAAAACAAAGGAATTGAAAGGAGAATCGGACTCCACCAGCAAAGCGAAGCCATGGGTCGATCAGGATTTGCAGGATGACACCGAAATACCATCACCCAATCAGG GagatgatgaagaggacgaTCCCGGGTCAGAGCTGGACCTTCCTCATGTGCCCTATGCACCGCCCCGGTACGCGGTGGACTCCATGCTGGAGAGATCCCGGGACTTTTACACTCTCCTGAACCAGAGGAGGTCTGTCCGCTTCATCAGCCCGGAGCCGGTTCCTCGCGAGGTCATCGATAACGTGATCCGGACCGCAG GCACCGCTCCGAGTGGGGCGCACACTGAGCCCTGGACCTTCGTCGTGGTGTCCGACCCCGACACCAAGCACGCCATCAGGACcatagtggaggaggaggaggaggtgaactaCCGTCAGAGGATGGGGAACAAGTGGGTCAAAGATCTGGCCAAGATCAG AACTACCTGGGTGAAGGAATACTTGGATGTGGCGCCATATTTATTGCTGATATTCAAACAGACGTATGGCATTGGAACTGGGGGCAAAAGGAAGACGCACTACTACAATGAAATCAGTGTCTCTATCTCTTGTGGAATGTTATTGGCAGCACTACAG aaCGTGGGTCTCGTGACGGTGACGTCCACACCACTCAACTGTGGACCGCGGCTGAGAGTTATCCTTCAGCGCCCGACCAATGAGAagctgttgatgctgctgccCATCGGATACCCCTCCGACGAGGCCACCGTGCCGGATCTGAAGCGCAAGCCCTTGGATGACATCATGGTTCACATTTGA
- the LOC132450034 gene encoding protein phosphatase 1 regulatory subunit 14C-like produces the protein MSSVSTETSASLSAAGSRVFFQPPTGVGCVGSAVPITRDDPVQRKQGKVTVKYDRKELRKRLVLEEWIIEQLSELYDCEVRRRMGPLQRRLQRVLDFHPWVFRWMGIFRS, from the coding sequence atgtCCTCAGTCAGCACCGAGACGAGTGCTTCGCTGTCCGCCGCGGGCAGCCGAGTGTTTTTCCAGCCCCCGACCGGCGTCGGATGCGTCGGTTCGGCGGTTCCAATCACCCGGGACGACCCAGTGCAGAGGAAGCAGGGGAAGGTGACGGTGAAATACGACAGGAAGGAGCTGCGGAAGAGACTGGTCCTGGAGGAGTGGATCATCGAGCAGCTCAGCGAGCTGTACGACTGCGAGGTGAGGAGACGCATGGGTCCTCTTCAGCGACGGCTCCAGCGGGTCCTTGACTTTCACCCATGGGTCTTCCGATGGATGGGGATATTCCGCTCATAA